The Primulina huaijiensis isolate GDHJ02 chromosome 18, ASM1229523v2, whole genome shotgun sequence DNA window TAAAACTGCTTTAATTTAGCGAGTTCACAGCATAATGAAGTGCTCCTGTTACCAAAATTGTCCATAGCACGATCAACTTTTCGGTCTTCTCGAATACTTAATGTTAAATTATGCGTTTTTTTGCTCTTGAAACAGGGCGAGCTAACAAGCTTGCGTGGTGAAGATGCCATATCTAACATTGAGAATGGTAACCCCGCGTAACGTTCTGAGTCCCGTGGGGACGAAGGTAACCGTTAGATCATGCCTGTGGAGAGTCCATTTTGTCATACTTGCAGCCGACAAGACCACGTTGTGAGTACTTTCTAGGTCCATTGAAGTTATATACTCTTACACCGTTCATCCATATTTAATATCATACTGTAACAATTTTAGCCAACACCTTCCACATCCTAATTCTTACATCTAAAAGTAGTTTATCAGCATGATTGTTTTTTTTGTCCGTCCAATGATTTCTTGCTTTGTTTACCTTTTAACTTGTTGGCGTGCAAGCTTTCGTTTATGCCATTTTATCAGTAGGTATTCGGTACCGTTTGAAAACTATTATTTTCTCAATTGCAAAACTAAGGAAAACATTAGCAAGATTATTCCTAAAAAGGTTTTAGTTGGTGTATATTTCGCTAAATGGTTTGAATTCGAATTCTAATTGAAAAGGTCAAATTAGTGTAGATTCGGATGGAGTATCTCACCTTGCGATGATGTCAAATATTAGTTATTCGATCATAATATATATGTCAtctttcataaaaatattaggATCTCACATGTTATCATAGTATTGGAATAGGGAGAGAAAAACTCTGGGTTAGTCTACATTACACTTAGAGTGTTTCTCCTCTTATTCTGACATGGACTCACATTTTTATGAAAGTTGGTATATATATGATGATCAAAAGGTTAACTTTTGATTATATCGTATGAGATAAATATTCCAGGTGTATCATAAAATAATCCGAAAAAACTCTAGTGTGACATAGACTAACTTCAAACTACGGAATAACAAGGTCATGTTTTTGCCTAGGGATTATgactataatattattatattatatattcgaTAAAGCAACAGCACCGTTACGGAATACAGCATCACAGCTACTATTTACTTGATTCCTCCATGATGATGTGGCAACAAGTGACCTGTCATGCCAGCAAAGCACCATCTCCGACTGTCTTTTGAAACCCTCCGACTTGCGCTTTTCCTAAGTAATAAACACTGCCAGAAAGTCACTTGCATCATCCACACAATATTATGAAATATATCTGcgaaacataataaaaaaatattatgatgtTTTATCAAATCATCAGTCTTTCTTTCTTGACCTTctgttatgtttttttttttttttgcgtaaAAAATTCAAAGTGAGTTTCCGCCCAAATGCTGGCGAATATAAAGCCAAGGTATACGAGGTGAACGATGTATTTTCCAAGGGGAAAGAAGACAGTAAAAAGTGGCACCAAAGCCAACTCTTATATAGGACATCAGATGCTCATTTGTATATATGGAACATTCGAACATTTCAAGTAGGGTTTGGCCGTGCTGCCTCGAAATAACAAAATCGGGACAAAGCTCATTTTAGTACCGATTGTCCAAGGCAATTCTCAATGATTCTTTGAACGGAATTTGATGGTTTCTTCTAGCATTGTTGGTGGACGGCTTGGAGAAATAGTGAGATTAGGGGAGAGAGCAAATGACGATGTGACAGCAGGTTACAGTATCATGTGAACTTGGAGTCGGATGATTTCCGTCTCTTTTTAACGGCAAGCTCACGGGAGGGGCCATTTTGCCCCATATTTAAATTGTACAAGGGACTATTTTGGCACATGAAAAAGAAGAGGGATTAATATTATGAAGAATTGCCTTACTTAAACAATAGGCACTAAAATGGGCTTTATCCCAACAAGGCCCAACTGTTGTAACTCTGCCCATCCCCAGCCCGTTTTATAACATTATTGAAACAtgtgaaataataatttattaatttaaaaaatcgcTAATAATTTCGCCAAACAATGACTCGACGACTGTAGCTGACTCGTGACACATTCGTCTTACACGTCTCCGTCCAAGAGTCAACTTCTAGGGCTTTAGATCTGTGTATTATACtaaattgacaaaaaaaaaatttaaactttaagaCTTTCATGTATTGGGAATAAAATTTTAGGTAGATggataaaaaattcaaaaaaatttgattataacaataaaataatagatcaaattttatatttttattcatacaTTAATTACATAAAGtaaatagatttcaaataaaagtgaattttaaattcataataAATAACATTAATTAAACACTATGTAAATATACAAGACGTGAGTTTGAAATTTATgactatatatatttgaaattcattaatcATAATACAacgttatatttattttaagtgaTGATAATTACTCTACCATTATCTAAGACCATTTcgtatttaatgaaatatattttatgtaattcgAAAAATTTAGTTTATTTGTTATCTTCTTTGACTCATTTAAAACACGGGGGACGAGTACAAATTATGAAggtttattgaaaaaaaaatggcgCTAAAagtacttaaaaaaaattaacataaagGTCTATATATTTTGTGATTACGGTATTGTATGGGATGCTTGGTAGGGCATTATGTTCTTATATTTTTGTTGGAGGAATAGGGCGTCAAGTTTTTGGgccattattattataatagtaAGTATATATGAGAGTAGTCGACTCtacttatatttacaataataactaatatttttgacataaaaaataatttttttcacgaataaattaaataagagatagtctcacaaaagtttttgtgaatCACTTTAGtcgttttataaatttaatgtttgttttttttcctaTCTCTAACTTatgaaaaatgtattttaatcatgaaacTTTGTTTTCCATAATACTTCATTTCCCCAACTCCACTTTCAATCacactatattttttttatggaactTTCAAGCACACtttcaaatttcaaagttttttaaatatatttaacagATGCCGATCTGGTTCCAAAAAGTTCATCTTCATAGGAATATGCTAACAAGAAGAATACAAATTCACAGTCGAAAGCACGTGCAATGCAAACCCATCTGGTTTATAATGATGCATGTGGCCAGGTACTTATTTAACATCCTCACTTAATTAAGAACTAgcttaattacatcacctaatCATAAATCGTAGGGTCCACATGACACATACACATTACGTTAATACATCTATTTTCccacattcattttaacattaacactcattatttgtaggtcccgttgtccactcattcatcttattcttactttaaattaaataaattcaatttcaaattttttaagaaatttaaattattattattttatattaataataatatgtttttatatatttagtacgtaaaataatttaattttatgagtgtcacttatttaaaattaaaaatttattataaacctaaaataaaacggtacaacatataataattaataacacttgcataaaaataaaagaaaataaattaaacttaaGAGAAGATGCAAAATACTAATTCAAGGATTGTTGTTgtattgtgaccaaatatgttcAACTAAGTCGGCACGAAGTTGGTGATTCCAACGACTACTTTAAACCAATACATTAAATAAGGCAACaacgtttagcgacggtttgtggaAATctgtcgcaaatagcgacggttttttcaaaaccatcgctaaatgtccaattttattaaaaaaaaaaatcggacaGAGGGGcgttcataaaatataaaatataattaaaataattcaaaacacgTGGGGCCCGTGTGTCAGCAAATCAGCGACGTTTTTAATtgtccaatttttaaaaaaaaataaactgatacAGGGGCGTTCAATTCTCCTAACGCCCACTCACAATGGAGAGGGGTGTTAAATGGGTGTTGTGCCCTTAGTATACTATGTCGATTGTTTGGACTGCTAGAAATATAATCAGCTTGCTGTTTAATTAAGAATCTACGCCTCTTTAATAGCCGATTCTTAATTGATTTAGTGAAgatcataataaatttacatTAAAACGCAGAATCTTCTTTTTAATCTTcaagattatttttatttatgttttaaattttttagatatatgtAGCATGCAAGAAGAACACTAAGCATAAATTATATGTGTGGTATGTGTTGGTTAATcgaaaattcattttaaaaaattgatagtTGACTTTTTTGAATGCATCCAAATCCTATACACAGTTATCTATATTCATTCATTATCTGTATGCTTGCAAATTAAAAAGCCTTTTTCGTTCTTGATTCTGTCTTTTTATCTTCTTCCTTAGCCTCCTAGCTATATCAAGAGTCCCAAGTCAGATGCAATCTCAAGCACGCGTTTAATCCGGGAAAAGTTATTTGGACCGGATTCTTATCCACTTGTTGTCAGacttttggataaaaattaataaacagCTATAATTATGGAACCAACAGATTACAGCATTTTTATACATGGTATATANttacctttttttttatttgaagatCCTTTCAGAAAAGCTCtcaagaaaacaagagagaaaaaacCACATTGCATATTTGGTTTTTATTAAAGCGTTTACTTCGTGAGTTTGTTTTTGTATGCACAAAAgcccatttttcttttgtagaAACCCCCGTGCATGTAACAATGGAGGCTGGTGCGACGATTAAAGCCCATGGCGAGAGAAAGCTTAACAAATATGCATGTGCTTGTGCAGTGGTTGGCTCCATGATATCGATAATCTTTGGCTATGGTGATTTTCTGTCTATTTTATCTATTGGCATGAGGAAACAACGCTTGTTGTTTATGTTTTGTTATTTTGCATTGTTTTAGGATCTTAAAAACATTACGTGAATAAAAGATGTCCAGATGTCCTTTATTAATTTCCTGATGAATTGTTCTGGATTCAATCGGAGTCCGTTTGACACATCTCTCATGTTTTCTGGGATATTTTGCAGATACTGGAGTCATGAGTGGAGCCATGATTTTCATCAAGGAAGAATTCACAATCAAGGAAGGTCAACTGGAAGTACTCGCGGGGATCTTGAACCTGTGCGCGCTTGTGGGATCTCTCTGCGCCGGAAGAACCTCCGATTACATCGGCAGACGTTACACAATAGTCCTGGCCTCCATAATCTTCATGCTCGGTTCCATTCTTATGGGCTATTCGCCAAATTACGGAGTTCTTCTCGCGGGAAGGTGCATAGCTGGAGTTGGCGTCGGCTTCGCCTTGATGATTGCTCCTGTATACGCCGCCGAGATTTCTTCAGCGAACACTCGTGGGTTTCTCTCCTCTTTACCGGAAATCGGCATCAGTACAGGGATCTTGCTCGGTTATATCTCAAACAACGTGTTCGCAAGACTGAGTCTGAAGCTCGGTTGGAGAATAATGCTCGGAATTGCAGCACTCCCTTCTCTTTTTCTGGCAATCGGGATCCTCAAGATGCCCGAATCCCCCCGGTGGCTCATTATGCAAGGCAGATTGGGGGAAGCCAAGAAAATCATGTACAAAGTGTGTGATGACAGTGAAGAAGCTGAGGAGAGATTAAAAGACATCAAAAAAGCAGCAGGGATTGACGAAAATTGCACCGATGAAACTGTAATAGTCCCGAAATCAAAAACTGCGCAAGGCGAAGCTGGTGTGTGGAAGGAATTGCTATTCAAACCGACCCCAACTGTGCGGAGGATGCTAATCGCCGGTGTTGGGATCCATTTCTTCGAACACGCGACAGGGACTGAAGCTGTGATTCTATACGGCCCTAGAATCTTTAAAAAGGCAGGCGTGATGGCGAAGAGGAAGCTCCTGCTAGCCACAGTTGGAGTCGGGTTGACAAAACTGACATTCATAACAATCTCCACCTTCATAATCGACAGAGTTG harbors:
- the LOC140964048 gene encoding probable polyol transporter 6, with product MEAGATIKAHGERKLNKYACACAVVGSMISIIFGYDTGVMSGAMIFIKEEFTIKEGQLEVLAGILNLCALVGSLCAGRTSDYIGRRYTIVLASIIFMLGSILMGYSPNYGVLLAGRCIAGVGVGFALMIAPVYAAEISSANTRGFLSSLPEIGISTGILLGYISNNVFARLSLKLGWRIMLGIAALPSLFLAIGILKMPESPRWLIMQGRLGEAKKIMYKVCDDSEEAEERLKDIKKAAGIDENCTDETVIVPKSKTAQGEAGVWKELLFKPTPTVRRMLIAGVGIHFFEHATGTEAVILYGPRIFKKAGVMAKRKLLLATVGVGLTKLTFITISTFIIDRVGRRKLLLVSITGMIVALTGLGTCLTMVEHAEKKLLWALVLSLIFVYMFIMFFNIGLCPVCWVYSAEIFPMNLRAAGASVSVGMNRVMNATVSMTFLSLADAITYGGAFYLYASVAVVAWFFVYFCLPETKGRRLEEMEEIFSKGAVNSKNGNRQVELVDS